From Paenibacillus physcomitrellae, the proteins below share one genomic window:
- a CDS encoding toxin-antitoxin system TumE family protein — protein sequence MALEIPRSNFRFIERNFSDLILEIRDGVGGILGGVRSIRKTIVFQDTSKLYCIEELDSNGEFIELYWYDWYDHDKSLIMKFHAHYHKDGTPPQITMYDPFHIHLRNQSRITNTAHRELDSILEFIRLRHHSMKNS from the coding sequence ATGGCTTTAGAGATTCCAAGAAGTAACTTTCGTTTTATTGAGCGAAATTTCTCTGATCTCATCCTTGAAATCAGGGATGGTGTAGGAGGTATTCTCGGCGGAGTGAGGAGTATTAGAAAGACTATCGTCTTTCAGGACACTTCGAAATTATACTGTATCGAAGAGCTGGATTCGAATGGGGAGTTTATAGAGCTCTATTGGTATGATTGGTATGATCATGATAAAAGTCTTATTATGAAATTTCATGCTCACTATCATAAGGATGGAACTCCTCCTCAAATAACCATGTATGATCCTTTCCATATTCATCTGAGGAATCAAAGCCGCATCACTAATACTGCCCACCGAGAATTAGATTCGATACTTGAATTTATCCGCCTGCGACATCATTCAATGAAGAATTCATAA
- a CDS encoding helix-turn-helix domain-containing protein has product MNMGITLVEKNQFSRNASGIAEELIERLSSFDNSILLFKVLALALKNNEELVQKFDESIFEDPSQFREQYLALLEHALSQAVGTSKENRPSPLLTTPIKEYTPKELSKYFGVSVPTIFKWIDQGRFEGVQRAGSNKHNHIPDYTIYTYSSGAKAAVRDIIASWEHEETERLRLVNEEDDLTYYTAQIAQFESKYNGEFERTLGTKEQLTPEEETDAQVWRHLLGRQKHGFRDSKK; this is encoded by the coding sequence ATGAATATGGGAATCACTTTGGTGGAGAAAAATCAATTCAGCCGAAACGCTTCTGGAATTGCTGAGGAGTTAATTGAACGATTAAGCAGTTTTGACAACAGTATCTTGTTATTCAAGGTGCTGGCCCTGGCTTTAAAAAACAATGAGGAATTGGTCCAAAAGTTTGATGAATCGATTTTCGAGGATCCTAGTCAATTTCGAGAGCAATACTTGGCGTTGTTAGAGCACGCTCTATCGCAGGCTGTAGGCACATCCAAAGAAAACCGTCCGAGTCCATTACTTACCACTCCAATCAAAGAGTATACACCGAAAGAATTATCTAAATATTTTGGCGTTAGTGTGCCTACTATTTTTAAATGGATTGACCAAGGTCGTTTTGAAGGTGTACAAAGAGCTGGCTCCAATAAACACAATCATATTCCTGACTATACCATCTATACATACAGTTCCGGAGCCAAAGCAGCCGTTCGTGATATTATTGCATCCTGGGAGCATGAAGAGACCGAACGTCTCCGTCTAGTAAATGAAGAAGACGACTTAACTTACTACACTGCTCAAATCGCACAATTTGAATCTAAATATAACGGAGAATTCGAACGTACGCTCGGAACAAAAGAGCAGCTCACACCCGAAGAAGAAACCGACGCACAAGTTTGGAGGCATCTTCTCGGGAGGCAGAAACATGGCTTTAGAGATTCCAAGAAGTAA
- a CDS encoding DHA2 family efflux MFS transporter permease subunit, translating to MKQAKGTKDSFIFIMIAIFLGNFIAMLNSGTVNVALPKIMNDLHSSINTAQWVVTGFMLAIGIIAPVTGYLGNKIGYKNLYVYALIGLTASSALCGLSWNMSSLIVFRFLQGFSSGLIQISTMTIIFQSVNKEKQSMATSLWTVSLMVAPAIGPTLGGILTHSLGWKALFFANVPFGIIAALFAYFFIPAREGAKDVSLDFMGLLTVVVGNVSLLMYFTKGADLGWLSVPALSLLFFGVVGIAAFIWRELTAKEPLLNIRVFKYAKFSWGMVINCLISVGLYSSVFLVPIFMEEAQGESSFTAGMIMLPGALLMIIVTLIGGKLQEKIDSFWLVLFGGCLLSLATWEFSRLSMNSSIVYITFWMVIRYIGIGLAASPAMSISMSVIPRENAGHASTISNWLRQAMAALAIAIFSSILAARTQTHLLALSGEKTGEALKRFALVYATNDTFLVGTFVTIMAIPLSLLLKQKKSKSSKENLATAERNL from the coding sequence TTGAAACAGGCAAAAGGAACAAAAGATTCGTTTATCTTTATAATGATAGCCATTTTTCTGGGAAATTTTATAGCCATGTTAAACTCAGGCACAGTAAACGTTGCGCTTCCTAAGATCATGAATGATCTGCATTCCAGTATAAACACCGCTCAATGGGTAGTAACGGGATTTATGCTGGCCATAGGAATTATTGCTCCCGTTACGGGCTACCTCGGAAATAAAATCGGCTACAAAAATTTGTATGTATATGCCTTGATCGGATTAACCGCTTCTTCTGCACTATGCGGACTTTCTTGGAACATGAGTTCCTTGATTGTTTTTCGTTTCTTGCAAGGTTTTAGTTCAGGATTGATTCAAATATCGACCATGACTATTATTTTCCAATCCGTGAATAAAGAAAAGCAATCGATGGCGACCAGTCTGTGGACGGTATCCCTGATGGTTGCTCCGGCAATCGGTCCGACCTTGGGCGGGATTTTAACCCATTCCCTTGGTTGGAAGGCGTTGTTTTTCGCCAATGTTCCGTTCGGAATCATAGCCGCTCTATTTGCTTATTTTTTTATCCCTGCAAGAGAAGGAGCAAAGGATGTTTCGCTTGATTTCATGGGGCTGCTTACGGTTGTAGTCGGTAATGTTTCTTTGCTGATGTATTTTACAAAAGGGGCTGACTTAGGCTGGCTCTCTGTACCGGCTTTGTCCTTGTTATTCTTCGGTGTTGTAGGGATAGCCGCATTTATATGGAGGGAATTGACGGCCAAAGAACCCTTATTGAATATCCGAGTTTTTAAATATGCCAAATTTTCATGGGGAATGGTCATAAATTGCCTTATTTCAGTAGGACTGTATTCCAGTGTTTTTTTAGTTCCGATCTTTATGGAAGAAGCACAGGGAGAGTCTTCATTTACAGCAGGGATGATCATGCTGCCAGGGGCTTTACTTATGATTATAGTTACCCTTATAGGCGGTAAACTGCAGGAGAAAATAGATTCTTTCTGGTTAGTGCTGTTCGGGGGATGTTTGCTTAGTCTTGCTACATGGGAATTCAGCCGGTTAAGCATGAACTCCTCCATCGTTTATATCACTTTTTGGATGGTTATTCGTTATATCGGGATAGGGCTGGCGGCTTCTCCGGCAATGAGCATTTCGATGAGTGTGATTCCGCGGGAAAACGCCGGTCATGCATCAACGATATCCAACTGGCTGCGCCAGGCGATGGCTGCCCTAGCCATTGCAATCTTCAGCTCTATTTTGGCCGCAAGGACACAAACACATCTCCTTGCATTAAGCGGAGAGAAAACAGGTGAAGCGCTGAAGCGCTTTGCATTGGTTTATGCAACCAACGATACGTTTCTTGTGGGTACCTTCGTCACGATCATGGCCATTCCGCTTTCGCTGCTTTTGAAGCAAAAGAAATCCAAAAGCTCCAAGGAGAATCTTGCAACGGCAGAGAGAAACCTGTAA
- a CDS encoding LysR family transcriptional regulator, translated as MNLEQMGYIKEIVHTQSISVAAQNLHVSQSAVSQSISLLEKELGIRLFKRTRFGTTPTLEGKEIITKALKIVEYMEMIKEEAQTTASILQGELKIAATPSLMAFFPKILSLFKKDYPHIKVTIIEMESLGIIEQVKKQQVDLGLTVMQESIEESLPEHIIFETFDYKPDVKVIVPKYSPLAFRKVLNLQDLADYPLVVNASQLWGNFMTLLEESNGSMNVLFKTSNSEVIKKTVAEGLAISFLSNYLLIDDPYIESGRIIAIPLANNQLASNLSFGWIFSDKNSRKRIIKKFLDYIDL; from the coding sequence ATGAACTTAGAACAGATGGGGTACATCAAAGAGATTGTCCATACGCAATCCATTTCGGTAGCAGCGCAAAATCTTCATGTTTCCCAATCCGCTGTCAGCCAGTCAATCTCATTGCTTGAAAAAGAACTGGGAATTCGGCTCTTCAAAAGAACCCGATTTGGAACAACCCCTACACTAGAAGGAAAAGAGATTATAACTAAAGCTTTAAAAATTGTTGAATATATGGAGATGATCAAAGAAGAAGCGCAAACCACGGCGTCCATTCTTCAAGGGGAGCTAAAAATCGCAGCCACACCCAGTTTAATGGCGTTTTTTCCAAAAATTCTTTCCTTATTTAAAAAAGATTATCCTCATATAAAAGTAACCATAATCGAAATGGAAAGTCTGGGGATTATTGAACAAGTAAAAAAACAGCAAGTGGATTTAGGACTTACCGTCATGCAGGAGTCAATTGAGGAGTCATTGCCTGAACATATAATCTTTGAAACCTTTGATTACAAACCTGACGTTAAAGTGATCGTTCCTAAATATTCCCCTCTTGCTTTTCGAAAAGTATTAAATCTTCAGGATTTAGCGGACTATCCACTGGTTGTGAATGCAAGTCAGTTATGGGGAAATTTCATGACCCTGCTTGAAGAGAGCAATGGTTCCATGAATGTTCTGTTTAAAACCTCAAACTCTGAAGTGATTAAGAAAACAGTAGCTGAAGGATTGGCGATCAGTTTTTTATCTAATTATTTGTTAATTGATGACCCCTACATTGAAAGTGGGCGGATTATCGCTATCCCCTTGGCTAATAATCAACTTGCTTCTAACCTTTCATTCGGCTGGATCTTTTCAGATAAGAATTCCCGCAAGAGAATCATTAAAAAATTCCTGGACTACATTGACTTATAA
- a CDS encoding Gfo/Idh/MocA family protein encodes MIHVAILSFWHVHAKDYALQAEQHPEIAVKAIWDENPERGAMQAEARQVPFYADLEEVLANPDIDAVIVTTATSRHREVILAAARAGKHIFTEKVLATTTQEAKEIVDVVEQAGVKLTVSLPRLNTPFAQAAQEVVAKGLLGKLTQVRVRMAHKGALSETGLPPYFYSLEQAGGGAMIDLGCHPMYLTRLLLGMPETLSASYGYVTGREVEDNAVAVLRYAYGALGIVETGFVNPLSPLTLEAHGTKGSMAFSLQNRKLVVASLDNGANPLMEWPLPEALPSDLEQWVSHIQQNTVNTQNLEMALDLTRLMEASNLSAKLGRAVELSQLQEQTV; translated from the coding sequence ATGATCCATGTAGCGATATTGAGCTTTTGGCATGTCCATGCGAAGGATTACGCGCTGCAAGCCGAGCAGCATCCGGAGATCGCCGTCAAAGCAATCTGGGACGAGAATCCCGAGCGCGGGGCTATGCAGGCGGAAGCGCGGCAGGTACCTTTTTACGCCGACTTGGAAGAAGTGTTGGCCAACCCGGATATCGATGCCGTGATTGTAACGACGGCTACCTCAAGACACCGGGAGGTCATTCTGGCAGCGGCGCGGGCCGGCAAACATATTTTTACCGAAAAAGTACTTGCCACAACCACCCAGGAAGCTAAGGAAATCGTGGATGTCGTGGAGCAAGCGGGCGTTAAGCTGACCGTCTCCCTCCCCCGGCTGAACACCCCTTTTGCCCAGGCCGCTCAAGAGGTCGTCGCAAAGGGACTGCTGGGCAAACTGACGCAGGTTCGGGTAAGAATGGCGCACAAGGGCGCACTGTCGGAAACGGGATTGCCGCCTTATTTCTACAGCCTGGAGCAAGCCGGCGGCGGAGCCATGATTGATCTCGGCTGCCACCCGATGTACCTGACCCGCCTGCTGCTCGGTATGCCCGAGACCTTGAGCGCAAGCTACGGTTACGTAACAGGCCGGGAAGTAGAAGACAATGCCGTCGCCGTACTCCGTTATGCATACGGAGCTTTGGGGATCGTCGAAACCGGCTTCGTAAACCCGCTTTCCCCGCTTACGCTGGAAGCCCACGGCACCAAAGGAAGCATGGCCTTCAGCCTGCAGAACCGGAAGCTGGTCGTGGCCAGTCTGGACAACGGCGCCAATCCATTGATGGAGTGGCCGCTGCCCGAAGCTCTGCCTTCGGATCTGGAGCAATGGGTTTCCCATATTCAGCAGAACACGGTAAACACACAAAACCTGGAGATGGCTCTTGACCTGACCCGTCTGATGGAGGCCTCCAATCTGTCGGCCAAGCTGGGCAGAGCGGTAGAACTTTCGCAGCTGCAGGAGCAGACGGTTTAA
- a CDS encoding Gfo/Idh/MocA family protein → MNKQLKVGIIGCGSIAFGKHLPCLSKQEAVAITAFSDIVPEKAKQAAEKFGTPDAKVYGDYRELLADASIDVVHICTANDAHADIAIAALEAGKHVMCEKPMAKTAADARRMVEAAKRTGKKLTIGYNNRFRPDSQFLKQVCDNGDLGEIYFAKAHALRRRGVPTWGVFLDKDKQGGGPLIDIGTHALDLTLWLMNNYEPQVVLGTTYQKLANRKGSANAGGAWDPNKFTVEDSAFGMIVMKNGATLMVESSWALNMLDTREALYTLCGTEGGADVKDTLRINGEKYGRLYANNIQFDVKGADFFDGRKETMHERECRLWIEAILNDTEPVVKPEQACVVSEIIEAIYESNRTGEAVYFD, encoded by the coding sequence ATGAACAAACAATTAAAAGTGGGAATCATCGGCTGCGGATCGATCGCATTCGGCAAACATTTGCCTTGCTTGAGCAAACAAGAGGCTGTTGCCATTACGGCTTTCTCCGATATCGTTCCCGAAAAAGCCAAGCAGGCCGCCGAAAAATTCGGAACGCCTGACGCCAAGGTTTACGGCGATTACCGGGAGCTGCTGGCCGATGCCTCTATCGACGTTGTTCACATTTGTACGGCAAACGATGCTCATGCTGACATCGCCATCGCGGCCCTGGAAGCAGGCAAACACGTCATGTGCGAGAAACCAATGGCCAAAACCGCCGCCGACGCCCGCCGCATGGTGGAAGCCGCCAAACGTACGGGCAAAAAGCTGACCATCGGCTATAACAACCGTTTCCGGCCGGACAGCCAATTTTTGAAGCAGGTTTGCGACAATGGCGATCTCGGCGAAATTTATTTCGCCAAAGCCCACGCGCTGCGCAGACGGGGCGTTCCTACCTGGGGCGTGTTCCTCGACAAGGACAAACAAGGCGGCGGACCGCTGATTGACATCGGCACCCATGCGCTGGATCTGACGCTTTGGCTCATGAACAACTACGAACCTCAGGTTGTGCTGGGAACCACCTATCAAAAGCTGGCTAACCGCAAAGGTTCTGCCAACGCGGGCGGAGCTTGGGATCCTAACAAATTTACGGTGGAGGACTCGGCTTTCGGCATGATTGTCATGAAAAATGGAGCCACGCTGATGGTGGAATCCAGCTGGGCTCTGAATATGCTGGATACTCGGGAAGCGTTGTACACGCTTTGCGGCACCGAGGGCGGCGCGGACGTGAAGGACACGCTCCGGATCAACGGGGAGAAATACGGCCGTCTCTACGCCAACAACATTCAGTTTGACGTCAAAGGCGCGGATTTCTTCGACGGACGCAAGGAAACAATGCATGAGCGGGAATGCCGGCTGTGGATCGAAGCGATTCTAAATGACACGGAACCGGTCGTCAAACCGGAACAAGCCTGCGTAGTTTCTGAAATCATCGAAGCCATTTATGAATCGAACCGCACCGGCGAGGCCGTTTACTTCGACTGA
- a CDS encoding sugar phosphate isomerase/epimerase family protein, whose product MRNKGDFSFSTCWNIKRHREGRAMLEEILELGFQYVELNYNVTREHLATIEPMIESGVIGVSSVHHAFPFIEDKDFDTDSPMLGFEDEDKRRRAVELLKQSVEYAVRYGAKAVVVHPGEVPFPDNIDARLKEIYKTEGRSSEAYSALWRTMLEQRQYQAPQNLDRIHRSLEEISEFIERKGYKVAIGIETRARCYQMPTLREAEWLTSRLKGSPVGLWYDIGHAMMMDRMGLYDNLRDLRELDLPLAGVHIHETIGLSDHWCPYVHSGTDEFDVFLDTIHKAPVRVYELKSACLPEEIELSHTQIINKLLVMEGQA is encoded by the coding sequence ATGAGGAACAAAGGCGACTTTTCGTTCTCTACCTGCTGGAACATCAAGAGACACCGGGAAGGCAGAGCCATGCTGGAAGAGATCCTGGAGCTCGGCTTCCAATATGTGGAGCTGAACTACAACGTGACGCGGGAGCACCTGGCCACGATTGAGCCGATGATCGAAAGCGGCGTTATCGGCGTATCCAGTGTCCACCATGCTTTTCCGTTTATTGAGGACAAGGATTTTGATACGGACTCCCCCATGCTGGGCTTTGAAGACGAGGACAAACGGAGACGGGCGGTCGAGCTGCTCAAGCAATCCGTCGAATACGCCGTCCGTTACGGGGCAAAAGCCGTCGTGGTTCATCCCGGCGAGGTCCCTTTTCCGGATAACATCGATGCCCGGCTTAAAGAGATTTACAAAACTGAGGGCAGAAGCTCGGAGGCCTATTCGGCACTTTGGAGGACGATGCTGGAGCAAAGACAATACCAGGCTCCGCAAAATTTGGACCGCATTCATCGCAGCCTGGAGGAGATCAGCGAATTCATCGAGCGAAAAGGCTACAAGGTAGCCATCGGCATCGAGACGCGGGCCCGCTGCTACCAAATGCCGACGCTGCGCGAGGCCGAGTGGCTGACCAGCCGCCTGAAGGGAAGCCCTGTCGGGCTTTGGTACGATATCGGCCATGCCATGATGATGGACCGCATGGGGCTTTATGACAACCTGCGCGACCTGCGCGAGCTTGACCTCCCGCTTGCCGGCGTCCACATTCATGAAACGATTGGACTCTCCGATCATTGGTGCCCTTATGTCCACAGCGGGACGGACGAATTTGACGTTTTCCTGGATACCATCCATAAAGCTCCTGTCCGGGTTTACGAGCTGAAATCGGCTTGTCTGCCTGAAGAGATTGAACTAAGCCACACTCAAATCATCAACAAACTACTTGTTATGGAGGGTCAAGCCTGA
- a CDS encoding carbohydrate ABC transporter permease: MKAANRKPSISQTSGGRAFELVNMGIILVLVILCLAPLLHIASMSLSSNRAILSGEVTVFPLEINLEAYRKIFQDNSMIRSLLLTVALTAGYTGLSMLMTIFAAYPLSKRLKGGKPIMFFIIFTMFFSGGTIPDYLLIRSLHLTNHLGSLLLPTMINPFFLIILITFLRSLPAGLLEAAEMDGSSHFHTLIRIVLPLSLPALATLSLFYAVGRWNGFMDALMYITDPRLYPIQLKLYQVVMNSMTNDPLSMQGDQVVSVLPEGIKAASIMFATVPILLVYPWLQKYFISGVMIGAVKE, encoded by the coding sequence ATGAAGGCTGCAAATCGTAAACCGTCCATCTCACAGACATCAGGAGGCCGGGCCTTCGAACTCGTCAATATGGGGATTATCTTGGTTCTGGTTATCCTGTGTCTGGCGCCCTTGCTTCACATCGCTTCTATGTCGCTTAGCTCCAACAGGGCTATTCTTTCCGGGGAAGTCACCGTGTTTCCGCTTGAAATCAATCTGGAAGCTTACCGGAAGATTTTTCAGGACAACTCCATGATTCGTTCACTGCTGCTGACTGTAGCGCTGACGGCAGGTTATACCGGCTTATCCATGCTGATGACAATCTTTGCCGCCTACCCGCTGTCCAAGAGGCTGAAGGGCGGCAAACCCATCATGTTCTTTATCATCTTCACCATGTTCTTCAGCGGCGGCACCATTCCGGATTATTTGCTGATCCGCAGCCTGCATTTGACGAACCATCTCGGCTCGCTGCTGCTGCCTACGATGATCAACCCTTTTTTTCTGATCATTCTGATTACGTTTCTTCGTTCCCTGCCGGCCGGGCTGCTTGAAGCCGCCGAAATGGACGGAAGCAGCCATTTTCACACCCTGATCCGGATTGTCCTGCCGCTGTCGCTGCCGGCGCTCGCTACGCTCAGCTTGTTCTATGCCGTAGGCCGCTGGAACGGATTTATGGATGCTTTGATGTACATTACGGATCCGAGGCTGTACCCGATCCAGCTCAAGCTGTATCAGGTTGTCATGAACAGCATGACCAACGATCCTTTGTCGATGCAGGGTGATCAGGTCGTGTCCGTATTGCCGGAAGGCATCAAAGCGGCAAGCATTATGTTTGCCACGGTACCAATTCTGCTCGTTTATCCATGGCTGCAAAAATATTTTATCTCCGGCGTTATGATCGGGGCCGTAAAGGAGTAG
- a CDS encoding ABC transporter permease codes for MKQLWLYIWRNWQLYVLLLGPVAYFLIFKYGPMYGILIAFQDFNLFKGVLGSPWVGFDVFREVFSMSAFYKALRNTFMLNLADLLFSFPAPILLALMLNEVSRARFKKWTQTLLYLPHFLSWVIIGGIMLQVFATNTGIVNLLLGHLGIDPIPFLTNKYNWLVTYLAVGIWQSAGWGTIIYLAAIAGINSELYEAASVDGAGRIRKMWSITLPGIRPTIVVLLILKIGEIVQIGFDRPYVIGNVSVLDFSEVISTFVYKTGVQTANFSLATAVGLFQALVGIVLLLASNRIAKKITGNGVF; via the coding sequence ATGAAACAACTGTGGCTTTACATTTGGCGGAATTGGCAATTGTACGTCCTGCTGCTGGGTCCGGTCGCCTACTTCCTTATCTTCAAATACGGACCGATGTACGGCATCCTGATTGCTTTTCAAGATTTCAATCTGTTCAAGGGGGTGCTGGGCAGCCCTTGGGTCGGATTCGACGTGTTCCGCGAGGTTTTTAGCATGAGCGCCTTTTACAAGGCGCTCCGGAACACTTTTATGCTGAATCTGGCTGATCTGCTCTTTTCGTTCCCTGCTCCGATTCTGCTTGCACTGATGCTGAACGAAGTTTCCAGAGCAAGGTTTAAAAAATGGACTCAAACCCTGTTATATCTGCCCCATTTCTTATCCTGGGTCATTATCGGCGGCATCATGCTTCAGGTCTTCGCTACCAATACAGGGATCGTTAATCTGCTGCTGGGGCATTTAGGGATTGATCCGATTCCGTTCCTGACCAACAAATACAACTGGCTTGTAACTTACCTGGCTGTAGGAATCTGGCAAAGCGCAGGCTGGGGAACGATCATTTATCTGGCTGCGATCGCCGGTATCAACTCCGAGCTTTATGAGGCCGCCTCCGTTGACGGAGCAGGACGTATTCGAAAAATGTGGTCCATTACGCTGCCGGGCATCCGGCCGACCATTGTGGTACTGCTCATTCTCAAGATCGGGGAAATCGTGCAGATCGGCTTTGACCGGCCCTACGTTATCGGTAATGTCAGCGTGCTGGATTTCTCGGAAGTCATCAGTACGTTCGTCTATAAGACCGGGGTTCAAACAGCTAACTTCTCTCTGGCAACAGCGGTAGGTTTGTTCCAAGCTTTAGTAGGAATCGTGCTGCTGCTAGCGTCAAACCGGATCGCCAAGAAAATAACGGGTAACGGAGTGTTTTGA
- a CDS encoding extracellular solute-binding protein, producing the protein MRKRALSYALLATLAIGLLGGCSSGSGNETSAAAGAAPADAGKQVTLKVGIFDRGNAPAGYTATDNYWTDYVQQNFGDPNNIKVEFVPIPRNDATDKVNVMMTSGDAPDIVFASTNVLTPYGYAKDGGLLELDSLIDQYGSNLKQYLGDALEVGKVDGVQYSIPGRRVNTGKYENLIRKDWLDKLGLPMPQTTDQVYETLKAFKEKDPGQTGGKVIPLGLSLTPASIEPIVWSFIQDGLTDEQRYTLSENLGYPLLLPGHKDAVKFLNKLYNEGLISPDFALDKDEKQVFQDVMNGKVGMFSDNLGNAYADNPGIAKVLTQNVPNANLVPVDPYTNNAGKHLKPEYDPTGFFLMIPASSKRGVEAIKYLDWMAQPDVLFTLMNGIEGEDYTLVDGLPQRNQSVETNKRMFNSNDIVMITQGEDFGSNEKNWAAAAAAVPEQFRQNVIDAYRMSLTDTIRYANFTTPIEAENKFMPTLRDKYDELIVKSVMAKPADFNKVYDGLLKDYMASGGDAILKERTEAFKAMAQ; encoded by the coding sequence ATGAGAAAAAGAGCGTTGAGCTACGCATTGTTGGCCACTTTGGCTATCGGCTTGCTCGGCGGGTGTTCGTCCGGAAGCGGAAACGAAACATCTGCCGCAGCTGGCGCGGCGCCCGCAGATGCGGGCAAGCAGGTGACCTTAAAGGTCGGTATCTTTGACCGCGGCAATGCGCCTGCGGGTTATACGGCTACGGACAACTATTGGACGGACTACGTTCAGCAGAACTTCGGCGATCCCAACAACATTAAAGTAGAGTTTGTTCCGATTCCGCGTAACGACGCCACCGACAAAGTCAACGTCATGATGACCAGCGGAGACGCTCCGGACATTGTATTCGCCAGCACCAACGTTTTAACCCCTTATGGTTATGCCAAAGACGGTGGACTTCTTGAGCTCGACTCGCTGATTGACCAGTATGGTTCTAATCTCAAACAGTATTTGGGTGATGCCCTGGAGGTCGGCAAAGTAGACGGCGTACAATATTCGATTCCTGGACGCCGCGTCAACACTGGCAAATATGAGAACCTGATCCGTAAGGACTGGCTGGACAAGCTTGGACTGCCGATGCCGCAAACAACGGATCAGGTGTATGAGACGCTGAAAGCTTTTAAAGAGAAAGATCCCGGACAAACGGGAGGCAAAGTCATTCCGCTCGGCTTATCCCTGACCCCGGCCTCCATCGAACCGATTGTCTGGTCTTTCATTCAAGACGGCCTTACGGATGAACAGCGCTACACCCTGTCGGAGAATCTGGGTTATCCGCTGCTGCTTCCCGGACATAAAGACGCGGTGAAGTTTCTGAACAAGCTCTACAACGAAGGCCTGATAAGTCCCGACTTTGCACTGGATAAAGATGAAAAGCAGGTCTTTCAGGACGTTATGAACGGAAAAGTCGGCATGTTCAGCGATAACCTCGGCAACGCTTATGCGGACAATCCCGGCATTGCCAAGGTGTTGACCCAAAACGTTCCGAACGCAAATTTGGTCCCTGTCGACCCTTATACCAACAATGCCGGCAAACACCTGAAACCGGAATATGATCCTACAGGTTTCTTCCTGATGATTCCGGCTTCCAGCAAACGCGGTGTCGAAGCGATCAAATACCTCGACTGGATGGCTCAGCCGGATGTTCTCTTTACGCTGATGAACGGCATCGAAGGTGAAGATTACACGCTGGTAGACGGTTTGCCGCAGCGCAACCAATCAGTGGAAACCAACAAACGAATGTTTAACTCCAACGATATTGTGATGATTACGCAAGGCGAGGACTTCGGCAGCAACGAGAAGAACTGGGCTGCAGCTGCTGCGGCGGTGCCTGAGCAATTCCGGCAAAATGTGATCGATGCTTATCGGATGTCGCTAACCGATACGATCCGTTACGCCAATTTCACCACGCCGATCGAGGCGGAGAACAAATTTATGCCAACACTGCGAGATAAATATGACGAGCTTATCGTCAAAAGCGTCATGGCTAAACCTGCCGATTTCAACAAAGTTTATGACGGTCTTCTTAAAGACTATATGGCCAGCGGCGGCGACGCCATTCTCAAAGAACGCACCGAAGCTTTCAAGGCAATGGCGCAATAA